The Dioscorea cayenensis subsp. rotundata cultivar TDr96_F1 chromosome 11, TDr96_F1_v2_PseudoChromosome.rev07_lg8_w22 25.fasta, whole genome shotgun sequence genomic interval gatgatgatgatgatgatgacaaagTAGCAGAAGGTTGAGACTACTTTGTTCTAGGATGACGACTAGCTACCGCTAATGATGCTCTGCAGTAGTGTTTTTCATTATTATGGCTATCGTGGATACATTTCTTGGTTGGGTACTAACTTTTGGTTAAATATCACTTTGAGCACTAACCTTCAATTTGTACCAAAGTGAGTACTAAGTTTCCATTCTCCTTCATCGATTGAGCACTTGGCCCTTTTTGGTGAGGAAACTTATGACATGGCCACCAAATTGCTTGTGTGGACTCTTAATTTCCACATAAGAGGCTGTTGTGGAGCCTTCTAAGTCAATGACTTATCCACATCAACAAGAAAGGACCCACTTAAACATCTTCCAAGTGAGCACTTAACTCAAATAGTTTTAACCTTTTAACCCTAGTTTTTTTACAGCGATGACGAGGGTGAAATCGGTGGTAGCAATGCACCAGTTGAGATATCTAATCAAAAGGCGAGAAAGAGGTACGATGGTTTTAGTGGCGGCGGTGTAGAGATTGGCCTGGAAGTCCATCAGAAGGAAGAGGGAGCTTTGGCAAGCGATGCGATCGAAGGAGAAGCATCATGGAGATCGACTGGGCCGTAAGATCGCCGGAGTTGGAACCACCAGTTTACTGTAAGTTGAATTTAATGTTGGGTCTATATGAATGGAATTATTGTTGATGTTAGGATTTGAATGGTTATTTCTTTCAAATCCATGTGCATTTCTCGGGTTTAGCAAAAATTTATGACATCTTATGCATGTAAAACcgtagaatttttttattgtttaactagACGCAGTGCATTGTCTATGAAGTATTGAGTTTATCATGATTAGTATTTAATTTCTTAAGATTTAATGTTACAGGTTTGGATGAATGGAATTATTGTTAATGTTAGGGTTTGAATGGTTTTCTTTCAATTAATCCATGTGCATTTCTACGGGTTTAGCAAAATTTTCGACATCTTGTCTATGTAAAaccatagaatttttttattgtttaactagACTAGTGCATTATCTCGTGAAATATTTGAGTTTATCATGATTAGTGTTTAATTTCTTGAGATTTATTCTCTGTGTAATCAAAGGCtaagtttctttttgtttcatcTCTTGCGTTATGAATAGAGTTTGGTGTCACTGTTTTATGAACTCTTGAGTTTATCATGGCTATTgctgaatttaagttttttctcCATGTTTTATGATTAGTTATTCCAGGATTGGCATGATATAGTATGATTATGAGCAGAACTGTTGAGTTGAGAGTTTGATGTTActtttgtaatgcattgccTTCAATGTCTTTAGGCAAccaaatattttgatatataacaTTAAATCTATTGGTGAAAAACTGAATAGATAAGTTGTTAGCTCTTGTGTTAGTGATGattattgttcaatttcttgTATCCATATTAGATGAGTTTGAAAGTGAAGTTATATCttgatttttgtgtttatttgtgATTCCAGGAGAAAGCTGAAAGTATTTACCAAGATTTTTAGTATCATTCTATCTAATGAATTGCTTTTTGATATGTTTGTTAATCCTTGAAGAACTAAGAGATGATAATTTGATTGATGACACATAAAGCTGCAATGATAGCAATTTATTACcaaatttttgacttcaaaccAAGTCTGTAATGATAACAATCATCATAATTTCTTAGGGCCAACTAGAAATATAATGATGTTGTAATAATAACAGTCATCATAATTTCTTAGAGCCAATTAGAAATATAACCATGTTGTAATGAAAATTAATGATTAAATAGAACCAAGAAAACTGAGGATATGTTGATTTTTTGTTGCCATGACAAGATGTCTTTATTACAAATTATAGCCATGGCACAAGAACTAAATTTAGATGTGGATGGTTGTAGTTTCTCTCGGATGGATTATCACGAGTGATAATATGGGAAGGGAGAGATTAAAAGCGATCGCGGATGCTTTTAGAAATAGCCCAAGTGTTGTATTGCATGGTGAGGTGAATGTCAATGTTAGGGTCAATAGGGAACTCCCACTAGTTTTCAATGATACAGACTCTGAGGAAAAATCAGGGCAGAAGAATTTTAATGATAAGTACTAGGATGATAATCAAAACCTAGATCAGAATGAAGGTTGTAGGGACTAGGACCAAGAATAAGATCAAGATCAAAATATAGATCAGGATCAAGAGCATAATCAGGACAATGTAGATGTTGAACCTGACAATGATCTGTATGACTCAGATTATAATTTTAGTTGTCAGGAAAATGATGTAGATGAGTTTAGTGGTGATGGACATGGTACTGGGTTGGGTGCTGGATCAGTGGGCAATATTGTAGAAGAGCGTGCAAGATATGGGATGACTATGAGAGTGAGTATGGGGCTTCAGAAGAACTGCATTCCTGTTCTTCAACAAATGAGGAAGTTGTGGCTGTAAGTAGACCTAAATATGCAGAGTTTGTTAAGGAGTTTGATATGAAAGACCCACAATTTAAAGTTGGTATGAAGTTTAAAAGACTTCAAGCGATTCGAGAAAGGATGTGAGGAATTATGGTATAAAAACACGTGGTGGAAAATGAATTTCGGACCAAGCAAAGCAAAAAGGTGCAAAGCGACATAGGAGAAAGGATGTCCTTTTTATTTGTGGGTTTCTCCAATGATTAAGGACAAGGATACAGTTTAAATCATGTCAGGAATCCTCACCCATGAATGTGCCAGACAGCATAGGATaaggcatgtgaatgcccaatGGATTGCAAAGAAGTATTTGGAATAATTTAGGGCAGATCCTAACTAGTCTATTCATGGGATTATTTAAGCAGTTAGGACCAATGAGGAGGTTAATATTAGTACCCTCAAGGCTTGGAGAGCAAACGGTATTGAAAGAAGATAAAATTTATGTTACAATTATTTATACAACTTGATAGAtggtaaattttatatatacaacTTAATGTTATCTCCTTTCTAGCATAATACAAATTGATAGATAGTGATGAGAATAATCAAATAAGAAGGTTGCATGACTACGGTCTTGAGCTGCTAAGATTACACCCAGGATCAACTATCAAGTTCAAGTGCAATGCAAccatattttcatgtttgtatgTGTGTTTGGCTCCATTGAAGGCAGGTTTCAAAGTTAGCTGCAGCAGATCATATCTTTAGATGGTTGCTTCCTCAAAGGATTCTATGGAGGCCAGCTTCTCTCTGTTGTGGGAATAGATgtaaatgattgcatctatcccatgGCATGGCCCAAGGTCGAAAGGGAGAACATAGAGGACTGAACCTGGTTCTTAGAGCTGCTGGTACAAGATCTGGAGATTAATAACAACCACAATTGGGCTTTCATGACTAATAGCCGAAGGTATGGTTGCTTTTATATGggttttttaatgatttaacGGCTAGTGCATTGCTAATGTAGTGTTGTTTTTTGcccttgtgtttttttatttgttctgtGTATGTGTCAAAACCTTACTAATGAACCATAGGGCTTAGTATGTGCTATAAAGGAGCTGTTTCCCAATAGAGAGCATAGATTTTGTGTTaaacacatacacacaaactttagaaaaaattttaggggcAAGACTCTTAAAGATCAAATGTGGAAGTGTGCTAGGGGTTTTCCTATATTCCTACCTTCAACAAGGAATTAGAGACCCTTAGTGTGATGTCTCCTCAAGCTTGTgaatacatgaaaaaaacatagacccTCATCATCGGACTAGGGTCACACTTCAAACCTCAATTTAGATGTGACATGTTGTTGAATAATTTAAGTCAATGTTTCAACATTGCCATCCTAGAAGCTAGAAACAAAGGGGTAATTAGTTTAAATGAAGCAATTAGAACAAGATTGATGATAAGGATTCAAAAAAAGAGAGATGCAAtgacaaaatgttaaacagtgCTCTGTCCaatgatcataaaaaaattagagaaagcaAAGCATTAAGTTGGTCATGTAGATCAACATGGTCAAGTGGTAGCCAATACCAAGTCACAGAACCTAGTGGCCAATTCATAGTAGACATGACTGACAAAACAAGCACACACAGAAAATGGCAGCTCACTGGGGTGCCATGTTGCCATGCTATTTCAACCATTTTTTCGAACCAGGACAACCTTGAGAATTATGTAGATGAGTGCTATAGGGTGTCCACCTTTTTGGAGACATACAAGCATATACTACACCCTACACAAAGCAAGGACTGCTGGCATAGGAATGACCAACAACCTATAAACCCACCAAAGTCTATCCATGAAAACAAGGGAAAGAGACCAATACTTAGGAGAAAAGAGGTAGGTGAAAAGGTAGGATTCAACAAAGACAAGGTCAACAGAAAGGGTTTCACAATGACTGCAGCTATATGGTGGTAAGGGACTAAACAAGAGGTTTCACTCATcacaagtttgtaatttttttatttgatcttagTGGGTTTTGTGTTCTAGACTTGGTTATTATAGTGACATAATAATTCATGCATGGTGGGGGTAAGAAGAGGAATATAAGGGCATCAAGCACATCGAGACTCGCTGGAGCACCCTACGAACAATGAGGGTGAGTAGATTAATGAGTGTTTGAGAATAATTATGTTTGAATATAATTGGGGGGGGATAATCGAGCTCTTTGGGGTAAGAGCTAGAAGAGCCAATCTTCTCCAAGACTTCAAAGGTTGAAGAAGGAGCTAGAAAGAAATATATCACAGTTCAAGCAATGGTTTTCATAGATCGACGAGCAAGCCAACTATTAGTTCCacggtgtggtttgtggtttttaGAGAACACTCATGCACTCAaggaaatctcacacaaaccaaataaAAGAAGGTACACGAAATTGATAACCCAGTTCGGTGTCCACTTGCCTACATCTAGTGGGCCAAGTCGCGAGataaacaatccaataaaaagaggtgaaaatacatttgagtacaaacactttatcactcacactcacaaataaaagatcactaccctctctagattgtctagtgtcCCACACACTCTCTTCCTCAAGTGTTacacccaatctcagagcaaggtaacttatatagatgcctcaacgtcccaaaaatagcacatacctcttttagaatcttcgCGGCTACTAACtttaaaaccttccaaaattagctattGCAATTCTTGTTGTAACTGaacttgcaacatggccctgactactGATTTAACTGAGTTATGGTTCCATTGCGAAAGTGACCTCAAGACCCAACAAGCTCATAGTTATGCTTAGTTCAACTCGATGCAGTCAAATCTTCATATCCCGACTACCAGCAACTAGCCttcctcctcagttcctcaccacacaatcccctcgcaaggggcgcacgacTTTGTGCGTCTTCATAAAACTATCCAAATttaatcttcaattcacccaagtttggccttcaaatcttccgAAGAATaggtcttcaatcaatcatgccaatcaTACCAACAGTAGGCATGTCTCCAATCATATCTTTAataatcttcaatcatatttattaaggtttttcaaatcataccatgataggtatttcttcaattaagctccatccatatttagtctccaatcaCATCTTTCTAACTATAGTCTTAATATCATCTTAccttcaagttgtaatacataccgaaataactccaccaagatctctcAACATATTTTGCCTCTAATCTAaaactccttgccatgtcaccatgcttcaCATGTCATCATTTATACCACGTCACCTTGATttggtgtcaaatcataccAATTAAAGTGCTTTTGCACTAACACCAACAACTCTTTTTAGAAGGATTTagacttttcttttttctttttcttttatgcttaTTTATCAAATGCTTATTTTTCAATAGTATGAGATATTAGTCATGggaagatttatttttttctaaaagttaAGGATTAGCCCCTTGATGACCAAAGACTTTTGTATTGATTAGATTGTTGTCATTATATAACTTTTTGgtcattacataaaaaaatagtatattttGACCAAGTCGGGATTAGATTGAACAGGGTTGTTTAGTATGGATTGGCAAACTCCAAATCTGACCCAAAACCTAGGGCTGTAAACAAGCCAAGTTGGGTCGTGTCCAAGTTTAGCTTACTACTATTTTAATCGAGTTCGAGCTGAGCTCGagttaattttgattaaacCTGAGCCGAGCTCAGGTTTAAAAAACTCAatctattgtttttaaaataatattaaacttttttataataaaaattataaactgaTCTTATCTTAATTGTACATACTAAAAGGGcatgtaatatttttgtaacacaTTAATATTAATGATCTCATATATGACCATCACTGATATTACTATAAACAGTTGAaaaaatactttatattttgagcttattaataaaattataaaacaattttagtattgatttttataaataggcTTGTTAATGATAAACGTGTTTCTTGCATATTCCTATAAACCAACCTcactataaaattataaatgagttATTCATGAGCTTTAGAAAACCAAGCCAAACCTTCGAGTTCTCAACAAACACATTGCTTGATATACAGTCCCACCAAAACCTAACCACAAACACTTTTTTATAACTCTACCATGATCACAACAAATGACCACTCCCTGCGAGGTTAAACATGCAAATATGATTTCATTTGAAAAGGATACACACCCATCAAACAGAACCTCCTTTCCACAACAGTCTGTTTCCACAGCTCAAATGCAAATGAATCAAACTACATACCTCACTTTTTTTATCTCAGATACATCACATATCAACTAATTCTCTCGCCATTTGTTACCATAGTAGAAACAAAGATCAACTAAATTGATCGGCAATATACTCAAATCAGAGAAACAACATCCAATGCCCACTTAaaggagaaaacaaaaaaaggacaGAAAAAGGTATCTATTTGCCATTTTTTTCCTATATGAGtgctattaaaaaaacaagaataatacCTAAACcatcttaaaatatttatctttataaGATAAGCGAAATACTGGCAACGGATCCCTGCAATCAAAGGAGCCTTCCATTCTCCTAGCACACTCTCTGAGCCTTCCATAATAAACGTGCAGCTTTATGGTAGCCACGTCCATAATATTTCTTCCGCCGCACAAACAGTTGCTGAAAAATGTGATGACGTCCTTGTTCATCAGCTCTATAGCAGTTTCCCGTCTGCTCAAAAAATCCCTCACCAGCGGTTCAAGATCAGTGGCCGAAGGCTTCTCCGCACCGGAGCTTGATTCTCCAGCTGATAAAATAATATGCACATCAAGTACTTGAATTATCTATGATGAATGACATGGTCATATAAGAATTAGGTTTTAGCTAAACATACCGCCACATGAATTCAGAAATTTGATCAGATCGTTGAAATGCTCAAGCAGCATTTCTTCCTgcatttatttatcaaatatggTTCACCAATCCATGTATTCATcaagtataaaatacatgaacagAAAGCGTTTTGCACTAAATGGTGCAAATACTTACGGCAAATATGTCAATGTTGCTTTCTAGCAGTTTCCCAAAGTATATCATTGTTCTTCCACCTCCAGGTACATTCTTCAACAAGTTTCAAACAAACTTTAACAAAAAGCAAAAGGAGTACAAAAAGGTGAAGATGTACAGATTGAGAAAAAGACACGAGCCCTAACCATCAGTACAGCAACTATCAGATCATAGTTGTTTATCAGGAATGCGGTTTGCAACTTTGGCTTTGTGAAAGTTTTGGCGAGCTTAATGAGCAGGTCGTCAATTGCCATTTCTAATCTTTCAAAGTTCAGATCAAGCTGCAATGGTAGAAATCACAGAGAAATCATGATAAAGGGTTTAAACCAACTGAATCTATTTTAGTGACAGGTAACAAACTCAATATGTAGGTAGTCTCTTCATATACTAACAGAGAATAATAAAGATGAGAGATTGTACCCATCTACCTGACCATCTCCGTGTTCAACGTTGAGGTGCACAAGGGATGCTATGAATTCTGCATAGCGCCGCATTACATAGTGAGGATGGACATCATCTACCCATAATGTACTTACATTGGCATTTCGTAGACTGTTGAGATGCATATCAAATACCAATTTGAAACGAGACCACAAAGAAATATTGACCTGTAGATTTTTGATTAAGTAAAATTGAAGGGAGTTAGATGCAAAGACAAATTATGTTGTGAAAGCAACAAAAGGAATCAAAACTCATCGAAAAAGATGAATAATCATAAAGCCAAGTagtcttttaaaaataacttattgAATAAGTAACCAAAAAAAATGGTGATGGGCTACCACTAAGAACTTCTCAAGTCATTTCATAAGTCAAACGTGTCACACCTTGTCGAGGTATGAATCCAAGCATGGAATTTGCCGCCTGAACATGACCATCTGTgcacaaaaattgaaatttttatcaaaTCCATATTGTGCAGATCCAGTTCAGCAACAATGAACCTTGGCCTTTTGCTTCCTTATCTTAAGCTTGTAGACTTGCATAACATATATCAGACATATTCCTGTTTAAGTGTTGACCAACGCAAAAGAAACTGACTAACCTGCTGCTGATGAATGATGTGTATCATAAGCATCAAACCAAAGAGCATCATAACAATTTGGAAGTACCACATTGAAATGTTCATCAAGAACAGCAAATGGtcctaaaaaaagaaaaataaagaaccaTCAAGGTTATTTTTCTTGTGCCATAATTCACAATATGCTTTTATACACACAATTAACTTTTAATATGGACTTTTAAAGAGGCTCGGCTATATAATTTCTCATGTAAAGCCATTCTAAGGCCAGAGAACATAAATGAGTGCTAGATACCTGCAAAGATTTCATAGAATATAGATTCTTCTCCAAAGAAATCATCACAAAAAAGATATCTGCagtgcaacaaaaaaaattgttagtCAAGCACTCAAAGACCACTTCAATAAAATTCACTAACAAAATGCATCATTACTCAGAAGCAGCAGTATCTATCAGAAGTTTGTGCAGGCTCCTAAACAAAAACTTCATATGGATATCTTTGAGAATTCACTTCAGCTGTATGTGGGATCAATGCCGGCTGATCAATTTCCTAACAGcgtaaaacaaaattttagaatttcatCTGTGGTCATATGACATGAAATTGCCTGATGTTCAACTATACTTTGCTGTTATGAGAATATGAGCATCAAGACAAGCATAGTGATCAAATGGGCACAGTAACTACTTAAGAGGGCCATGTAACAATGCATAACCAGCATGAAAAGATTACGGAAGAGAGCATCCTGAAATCAATCATTAAATAAGGCCCATGGATTGATTAACTAATTCCCTTCTTCCCCCCAAATAAAACCCTGGACCCCAAGCCCATCCTTACAAATTCTGAACTTAGACATGCCTTTGATGCACTCATATTCCAGAAATGAGGATGCAAAGATAGCAAAGGGAAATGTTCATTCTATTGCCTTGTGGGAAGACTAGCAAGCTTTGCTCTTGtaaggaaaattaaaatttttaaagtgcAAGAAACATAAGTACTTGTTCACGTTTATATGCATTATGCATATTCATAACTCtggatcaaaatattaaaatgcaCCAAAAGGTGGAAAAAAGATCTTTATCAGAGAGTCTACGTAGAAAAACACCTTTAGAATATTAATCCTATCACCCAATGCAAAAACAGCTGAACCATTCTTCAAAGGTTCTCTACTTAAGGAGAGTCCTGTGCTCCTGGCCTCGACTCCAATCAAATCACTTGCTGTTGCTATATCCAGCTGTAATTTCCCCATTGCTTGTATGTATGCGTGAAAATGAGCACTTAAGATCTGGtgtgaaaaagaaggaaagttGAAAGTGCCAAAAAGATGTGCTGTTATAAACGATAAGACAAAGCAAGAACAATTTGTAGAAGTATCTAGTTTCAAAATACCATAGGACTTGAAATGAACTATGTAAAAATGGAGGGTTTCAGTAGAAAAAGCACAcatgatgaaaataatatagatactaaacaaaataaagtttgaCCAAACTAACTGGGCTAATTTCTGATGATTATGGCCAAGCTTCACTTCccatcttttatttataaaggaAGAATGTAACAGAGTTTCAAGAACATTTACCTTGCTCATTGTATCAATATATGTTGCCTTAACCTCATTATATATCTCCCTACCATGttctttaagaaaaataatcaagCACCTGCAATATCAATGTACGTAAAAAAGATTTGATACAATCAAGAAATTCTTGTAAAAAGAGTAAGCAGCAAACTAGCTGCAACTATTATATTGCCAACATGACAATAATATGGAAAGGACAACCATCGCGCATTGTGTTAATATCTAACATCAAAGTGATCAGCAAAAAACTGGAGAAGCTTACTGGTTTCCAAACACAACTATGCACTTTATGAAAAGTTTATTGGACACATGTAGCTATGCTACAAGGACTCAAGAAAATATCCTGGCATCTCAAATAACTAAGGCACATCACATTTCTGATGAACTGATGGTCCTTTACAGAATTGctttttgttaaaaagaaaaatgttacAACTATGAGACGAGAGGAAGAATCAGGAAACATATGCAGAAAAAACTGTGAAATCTCGTATGTGGTGCCACATGAATTCTATTTcttaaaatacaaacatatatcaATAAGATCACCAGAAGCTTATCATGAAGGGcatacataatttaataatactaaGCACTAGGCAAAACCAGATAAGCGACATgacaatcaaattaaatcaacacTATACAAAAGATAAATCAAAACAGATATGGAATGGAATCAATATGTGGAAAGAAATCTTACTTATACTTAAGAAGAATACTGTGCTGCAGGATCTGGACgcttgtttttaaatttctcaAGGCATGTATTTTTTGCACAATGAACTCAAATAccttttgaaagaaagtttcACCATTAGTGGTtctgaaaatcaagaaaaatgtaTAATCATAACTAATCACATGCCTATTATGTCGTTTGTGAATTATTCCAAGTAGACACACCACAAAAATATATCGAATGGaaagaatgaaacaaaattgCAAGCCTGGGTACTATGCAACAAGAATCAATAAAACACGTAAAATTTGCCGAAACTGATTTTTGACTCAACAAGTATGACTTGttcaaaaaatatacatttaaaagCACCTGTTATctccattaataaaaaaatacgcACATCACTGGTACAAGAGGGTTCCATCAGTGACCATAGCGAGTGACCAAATGTTCATTTGGCAATCAAACAGATtatcatttcaaataaattccAATCATGTCAAAATTGAACTTGAAGGTATTTCACACCCAAAAATACTTTACTTAATTTGATGTTCCTCACATTGACTTAGAACAGCCAGCCATCCAATATTATCCTCAAACAGAATAGAAAAAAGTCAAGAACAAGCAACCCTTGTAAAAATGTTCCTAACTAGTACAAAGTTGACATTTGCAGATGTGAAAAGTTCAAAATCCAAAAAGTTTCCACATAATAAATCCTATAGCAAATGAAAATAGGAATGAAAACAATACACAAGCATTATTTCATCTAGTTCAAAACCTTTGAGACTGCCTGTTGCCGAAGCCTTTCCAGTTCTGACTGAACATCTTTTAGAGCTTTTGATGGTTTAACCATGGAATCAACTTCAGGAAATTTCAACTGTTTGCTTAGTGACTCTAGAGTCTTTAAGTACTCTTCATTGACCTGGAAAGACAGTAAATAGCTAAAGCAAAGAGTTTTTGTCCTATAGGGCAATTAAAAGAGTAATGCACTGGCCCCTTTTCAGAAGAGCAAAATATTAAGTATTAATTCTCTTTCAAAGAAAGAGTGCCAGTTAGCTAATCTCATTAAATTATAGGAATTCATTCAAAACACTGGCTAGCTGTCATGACTTCTTATCAACCAACAAAACTGCCTGCTTATGTTCGGACTTACAATAGAGGTAAATGTTGAAAGATGTAACTCATAATCATGTTGACATCAGAAAGATATTTCTTGAAAATTTGATTATACGAGATATAccatattcaaaaatatatcaagtaaagcaaatattttattccaaaaaaaattaataatcttaatgtgctcttttccaaaaatatgCTACCTCACGACTTAACATTCACAAATAGATATTATCAATGAGagttaaaagcaaaataaatatgGTCTTGAGATTTTTAAAAACACATTTCAAAATTCAGACAAGCATAGTACTCTTCCGGGTAAATAAAATGTATTCATGAGGAACATATAAATACACTGACCAAATTGAATATGGAGGGGATGACGAGAGAACCTCTCCATCAACAATTATGTCAACCATTCTTGGCGGAACAATAATGTCTtcaacaaattttgtcaattttgATTCTGCAGCCTGTAGAACAATTTATCATAATGAACAAAACAAGAACATAGAAAAAGAAGGGTATGTCAAAAATGTAAAAGCCAAATGATCATGAAGTTAAGCATACCAGGGAAAAGAACGATTATCAAGAAATATAGAGCAGTTGACTAATTCAAACTAGCTATGCGATTATTTTCTTTGTGATAGTTGTGTGGAGCAAATTGTCAGCCATTACTTTTTAGAATAAGAATAATATCAGTCATCGTGATTAACCAATCACAGTATAGAAAATGGATGTGAACAATGACATATCTTGCATTACAGAGTATTTTAATTTACAATTATCTAATAATATTGCCAAAGAAATGTGTTCAAAATGTGACCTAAAAAAATTGCTGATCAAAGATGCATGCGCCAAACTTCACTTGTTTGCGCAAACTTAAATATAGGAATGGTAAGATGTCCCACAAAATTCCATCAATCATAAGCAAAAAACCTCAAATGGTCACGCCATTTTCTAAAAGAGTTAAAATAAGCAGATGaagtaaacaaataataaaccaAGCTAAAAGAACATGGCAGTGTATACCCATCGAGATCAATTAACAATGAGTGTAGCGTCAAAATAAGGGCAACCATACATAGGACTTAGTAGACCATCGGAATTGTCAT includes:
- the LOC120272108 gene encoding LOW QUALITY PROTEIN: vacuolar protein sorting-associated protein 52 A-like (The sequence of the model RefSeq protein was modified relative to this genomic sequence to represent the inferred CDS: deleted 2 bases in 2 codons) — encoded protein: MVDIIVDGEVNEEYLKTLESLSKQLKFPEVDSMVKPSKALKDVQSELERLRQQAVSKVFEFIVQKIHALRNLKTSVQILQHSILLKYKCLIIFLKEHGREIYNEVKATYIDTMSKILSAHFHAYIQAMGKLQLDIATASDLIGVEARSTGLSLSREPLKNGSAVFALGDRINILKEIDQPALIPHTAEVNSQRYPYEVLFRSLHKLLIDTAASEYLFCDDFFGEESIFYEIFAGPFAVLDEHFNVVLPNCYDALGLMLMIHIIHQQQMVMFRRQIPCLDSYLDKVNISLWSRFKLVFDMHLNSLRNANVSTLWVDDVHPHYVMRRYAEFIASLVHLNVEHGDGQLDLNFERLEMAIDDLLIKLAKTFTKPKLQTAFLINNYDLIVAVLMNVPGGGRTMIYFGKLLESNIDIFAEEMLLEHFNDLIKFLNSCGAGESSSGAEKPSATDLEPLVRDFLSRRETAIELMNKDVITFFSNCLCGGRNIMDVATIKLHVYYGRLRECARRMEGSFDCRDPLPVFRLSYKDKYFKMV